One Thalassotalea atypica DNA window includes the following coding sequences:
- a CDS encoding winged helix-turn-helix transcriptional regulator, with translation MKDKEKIISRKLAPEKGARMVETIYGCKWSLTVYQLLQNGINRPGLMARSVEGLTTKVLNDCLRKNVEFGILQRIEYHEVPPRVEYKITDVGTKFIDILEEIEKLQLLLDKTPS, from the coding sequence ATGAAAGATAAAGAAAAAATAATTTCACGAAAGTTAGCCCCAGAAAAAGGCGCACGCATGGTGGAAACGATTTACGGCTGTAAATGGTCATTAACGGTTTATCAGTTACTGCAAAACGGCATCAATCGCCCGGGCTTGATGGCGCGTTCCGTTGAAGGGTTAACCACGAAAGTACTCAATGATTGCTTACGGAAGAATGTTGAGTTCGGCATATTGCAACGCATTGAGTACCACGAAGTACCACCCCGAGTTGAATATAAAATTACGGATGTTGGCACCAAATTCATCGACATCCTAGAAGAAATTGAAAAGTTACAATTGCTGCTCGATAAGACACCAAGCTAA